The following are encoded together in the Lathyrus oleraceus cultivar Zhongwan6 chromosome 3, CAAS_Psat_ZW6_1.0, whole genome shotgun sequence genome:
- the LOC127130349 gene encoding secreted RxLR effector protein 161-like: protein MALSVGIVIRFMGRPKVSHLATVKRILRYIKDFVGCRVLFPRADMGIKCNLLDFTDSNWCRGKDGQNSTVGYIFMFGATIISWCSKKELVVALSSCETDYIAILLCVCQVVWLMNLLDELGSSEDEAVILLVDNVSTINLAKNLISQEKSKH from the coding sequence ATGGCGCTTAGTGTCGGTATTGTGATTAGATTCATGGGGAGACCGAAGGTGTCTCATTTGGCAACTGTCAAGAGGATCCTACGATATATCAAAGATTTTGTTGGCTGCAGAGTTCTCTTTCCAAGAGCGGATATGGGCATAAAATGCAATTTGCTCGATTTTACCGATTCTAATTGGTGTAGAGGTAAAGACGGTCAAAATTCTACAGTTGGATACATCTTTATGTTCGGTGCGACAATAATCTCATGGTGTTCGAAGAAGGAACTGGTAGTTGCACTCTCATCTTGTGAGACCGATTACATTGCCATTTTGTTATGTGTGTGTCAAGTTGTATGGCTTATGAATCTATTGGACGAGCTGGGAAGCAGTGAGGATGAGGCTGTCATACTCTTGGTTGACAACGTTTCTACGATTAATCTTGCTAAGAACCTAATTTCACAAGAGAAGAGCAAACATTAA
- the LOC127129053 gene encoding uncharacterized protein LOC127129053: MGNKNSSNSKVHGKTTKVSSIDHVPKQNMMRFPTEQGHRIKGTTTDDEYIGKHKIETPLDSDETFNNFIRRAKYKIRTVTMSKSNIEWEQSNNTVPAAPDHEVNIDNDSDKENYQRKQFDDFIQISKKKMRATSTIRNNSFLKKP, from the coding sequence ATGGGTAACAAAAACTCATCAAACTCAAAAGTACATGGGAAGACAACAAAGGTTTCTTCCATTGATCATGTTCCAAAACAAAACATGATGCGTTTTCCAACAGAACAAGGTCATAGAATCAAAGGTACAACAACAGATGATGAATATATAGGGAAACACAAGATAGAGACACCACTTGATAGTGATGAAACATTCAACAATTTCATTCGACGTGCTAAGTATAAAATCAGAACCGTCACAATGTCCAAGTCCAATATTGAATGGGAGCAGAGTAACAACACTGTACCTGCAGCACCGGATCATGAGGTTAACATTGATAACGACAGTGATAAAGAAAATTACCAAAGGAAGCAGTTTGATGATTTTATTCAGATTTCTAAAAAGAAAATGAGGGCTACGTCAACCATTCGAAATAATAGTTTCTTGAAGAAGCCATGA